A genomic region of Trifolium pratense cultivar HEN17-A07 linkage group LG3, ARS_RC_1.1, whole genome shotgun sequence contains the following coding sequences:
- the LOC123916609 gene encoding uncharacterized protein LOC123916609, whose protein sequence is MALQWMILTYVVAIEAAVAILLTLPLPKLIRNRLTSLISLILQPALFIVPFAGFQLVDIYWKAEHRLMCTSDVCTAAERDRYEKTVSNFTDVKIAYLKNS, encoded by the exons ATGGCGTTGCAGTGGATGATACTCACCTATGTGGTGGCTATTGAAGCTGCTGTAGCAATTCTTCTAACTCTTCCATTACCAAAGCTCATAAGGAACCGTTTGACTTCTCTTATTTCACTCATTCTTCAACCTGCGCTTTTCATTGTTCCCTTTGCTGGGTTTCAGCTCGTTG ATATATACTGGAAGGCTGAGCATAGGTTGATGTGTACCTCTGATGTTTGTACTGCTGCTGAGAGAGATCGATATGAGAAAACTGTAAGTAATTTTACTGATGTCAAAATAGCTTATTTGAAGAATTCATAG
- the LOC123916608 gene encoding RNA pseudouridine synthase 3, mitochondrial-like isoform X1, producing MIIIFEIFYLEFKKYNKIPFVFAIFFCVRWGQMLKRMNNNNGFSWLTYVVRQRHYSRIRPPRSVSVDKVIRVSNNIARLDVPKEVPKPRQLLSLPPFPCHPLPGKNTINAHGQSDRVTAVNWIKYYFKGASGSVIESHFREGLVQMEDLITDDSFTQMKELMKPMRKIRPNEVIKPGDRVHVPVSIAETRISKRYDAIPSGTLYPNADEIKYLQRLVIYKDSAIIMLNKPPKLPVKGNLPVHNSLDALAAAALSYDYEEGPKLVHRLDRESSGILLLGRTKDSVSHLQWLFSNINNAKSSCKAWNDACETAYQRYWALVIGTPKEKEGIIHAPLSKVLMDDGKTERVTLAHHSSIEPHQEAVTEYRVLGPKINGCSWVELRPLTYRKHQLRVHCAEALGTPIVGDYKYGWFVHSRWKQMARVDIEPTTGKPYKLRRPVGLDVQKGSVLSKVPLLHLHCRELALPNIAKFLHVLENSSNELHPSLSLQPDILRFVATMPNHMRISWNLMSSYLV from the exons atgattattatttttgaaattttctatCTTGAATTcaagaaatataataaaatcccATTTGTTTTTGCTATATTTTTCTGTGTTAGGTGGGGACAAATGTTGAAACGGATGAACAATAACAATGGCTTCTCATGGCTGACATATGTAGTAAGGCAGAGGCACTACTCTAGAATTCGGCCCCCAAGGTCCGTTTCTGTTGATAAAGTAATCAGAGTTTCTAACAACATTGCTCGCTTGGATGTGCCCAAAGAAGTTCCAAAACCCAGACAATTACTATCATTGCCTCCTTTTCCTTGTCATCCTTTGCCTGGCAAGAATACAATCAATGCACATGGACAGAGCGATCGTGTTACTGCTGTCAACTGGATTAAGTATTACTTTAAGGGTGCGTCGGGTTCTGTCATTGAGTCCCATTTCAGGGAGGGTCTT GTGCAAATGGAGGACCTAATTACTGATGACTCGTTCACTCAGATGAAAGAGCTAATGAAACCTATGCGAAAG ATTAGACCCAATGAAGTGATTAAGCCTGGGGATAGGGTTCATGTCCCAGTATCAATTGCTGAAACCAGGATTTCAAAAAGATATGATGCTATACCAAGTGGAACACTATATCCAAATGCTGATGAAATTAAGTATCTGCAGAGGCTTGTGATTTACAAG GACTCCGCGATAATTATGTTAAATAAGCCTCCAAAATTGCCAGTTAAG GGGAATCTTCCAGTTCATAATAGCTTGGATGCATTGGCAGCTGCAGCACTGTCCTATGATTATGAGGAGGGTCCCAAACTG GTCCACCGTCTTGACAGAGAGAGCAGTGGTATCCTTTTATTGGGGAGAACAAAAGATAGTGTATCTCACCTTCAATGGTTATTCAGTAACATAAACAATGCAAAATCTTCTTGCAAG GCTTGGAATGATGCATGTGAAACTGCATATCAAAGATATTGGGCATTGGTCATAGGAACTCCCAAGGAGAAGGAGGGCATAATTCATGCTCCTCTTTCTAAG GTGCTTATGGACGATGGGAAGACTGAGAGGGTAACACTAGCTCACCATTCAAGTATAGAACCTCACCAAGAGGCTGTAACTGAGTATCGGGTGCTTGGTCCAAAGATAAACGGATGCTCGTGGGTTGAGCTGCGTCCACTAACTTACCGGAAGCATCAG TTGCGTGTCCATTGCGCTGAGGCACTTGGGACACCGATAGTGGGTGACTATAAGTATGGCTGGTTTGTGCACAGCCGATGGAAACAAATGGCGCGAGTTGATATCGAGCCAACAACCGGAAAACCATACAAGTTGCGAAGACCAGTAGGCCTAGATGTTCAGAAGGGAAGTGTTTTATCGAAGGTCCCTCTATTACATCTCCACTGCAGAGAACTTGCACTACCCAACATTGCTAAGTTTCTTCATGTTTTAGAAAATAGTTCAAATGAACTTCACCCTTCACTTAGCCTGCAGCCTGATATTCTTCGCTTTGTAGCAACAATGCCAAATCATATGAGAATTAGTTGGAATCttatgtcatcatatttagTTTGA
- the LOC123916608 gene encoding RNA pseudouridine synthase 3, mitochondrial-like isoform X2 encodes MLKRMNNNNGFSWLTYVVRQRHYSRIRPPRSVSVDKVIRVSNNIARLDVPKEVPKPRQLLSLPPFPCHPLPGKNTINAHGQSDRVTAVNWIKYYFKGASGSVIESHFREGLVQMEDLITDDSFTQMKELMKPMRKIRPNEVIKPGDRVHVPVSIAETRISKRYDAIPSGTLYPNADEIKYLQRLVIYKDSAIIMLNKPPKLPVKGNLPVHNSLDALAAAALSYDYEEGPKLVHRLDRESSGILLLGRTKDSVSHLQWLFSNINNAKSSCKAWNDACETAYQRYWALVIGTPKEKEGIIHAPLSKVLMDDGKTERVTLAHHSSIEPHQEAVTEYRVLGPKINGCSWVELRPLTYRKHQLRVHCAEALGTPIVGDYKYGWFVHSRWKQMARVDIEPTTGKPYKLRRPVGLDVQKGSVLSKVPLLHLHCRELALPNIAKFLHVLENSSNELHPSLSLQPDILRFVATMPNHMRISWNLMSSYLV; translated from the exons ATGTTGAAACGGATGAACAATAACAATGGCTTCTCATGGCTGACATATGTAGTAAGGCAGAGGCACTACTCTAGAATTCGGCCCCCAAGGTCCGTTTCTGTTGATAAAGTAATCAGAGTTTCTAACAACATTGCTCGCTTGGATGTGCCCAAAGAAGTTCCAAAACCCAGACAATTACTATCATTGCCTCCTTTTCCTTGTCATCCTTTGCCTGGCAAGAATACAATCAATGCACATGGACAGAGCGATCGTGTTACTGCTGTCAACTGGATTAAGTATTACTTTAAGGGTGCGTCGGGTTCTGTCATTGAGTCCCATTTCAGGGAGGGTCTT GTGCAAATGGAGGACCTAATTACTGATGACTCGTTCACTCAGATGAAAGAGCTAATGAAACCTATGCGAAAG ATTAGACCCAATGAAGTGATTAAGCCTGGGGATAGGGTTCATGTCCCAGTATCAATTGCTGAAACCAGGATTTCAAAAAGATATGATGCTATACCAAGTGGAACACTATATCCAAATGCTGATGAAATTAAGTATCTGCAGAGGCTTGTGATTTACAAG GACTCCGCGATAATTATGTTAAATAAGCCTCCAAAATTGCCAGTTAAG GGGAATCTTCCAGTTCATAATAGCTTGGATGCATTGGCAGCTGCAGCACTGTCCTATGATTATGAGGAGGGTCCCAAACTG GTCCACCGTCTTGACAGAGAGAGCAGTGGTATCCTTTTATTGGGGAGAACAAAAGATAGTGTATCTCACCTTCAATGGTTATTCAGTAACATAAACAATGCAAAATCTTCTTGCAAG GCTTGGAATGATGCATGTGAAACTGCATATCAAAGATATTGGGCATTGGTCATAGGAACTCCCAAGGAGAAGGAGGGCATAATTCATGCTCCTCTTTCTAAG GTGCTTATGGACGATGGGAAGACTGAGAGGGTAACACTAGCTCACCATTCAAGTATAGAACCTCACCAAGAGGCTGTAACTGAGTATCGGGTGCTTGGTCCAAAGATAAACGGATGCTCGTGGGTTGAGCTGCGTCCACTAACTTACCGGAAGCATCAG TTGCGTGTCCATTGCGCTGAGGCACTTGGGACACCGATAGTGGGTGACTATAAGTATGGCTGGTTTGTGCACAGCCGATGGAAACAAATGGCGCGAGTTGATATCGAGCCAACAACCGGAAAACCATACAAGTTGCGAAGACCAGTAGGCCTAGATGTTCAGAAGGGAAGTGTTTTATCGAAGGTCCCTCTATTACATCTCCACTGCAGAGAACTTGCACTACCCAACATTGCTAAGTTTCTTCATGTTTTAGAAAATAGTTCAAATGAACTTCACCCTTCACTTAGCCTGCAGCCTGATATTCTTCGCTTTGTAGCAACAATGCCAAATCATATGAGAATTAGTTGGAATCttatgtcatcatatttagTTTGA
- the LOC123916939 gene encoding uncharacterized protein LOC123916939: MALQWMILTYVVAIEAAVAILLTLPLPKLIRNRLTSLISLILQPALFIVPFAGFQLLDIYWKAEHRLMCTSDVCTAAERDRYEKTGSFLKEIKVILMA; the protein is encoded by the exons ATGGCGTTGCAGTGGATGATACTCACCTATGTGGTGGCTATTGAAGCTGCTGTAGCAATTCTTCTAACTCTTCCATTACCAAAGCTCATAAGGAACCGTTTGACTTCTCTTATTTCACTCATTCTTCAACCTGCGCTTTTCATTGTTCCCTTTGCTGGGTTTCAGCTCCTTG ATATATACTGGAAGGCTGAGCATAGGTTGATGTGTACCTCTGATGTTTGTACTGCTGCTGAGAGAGATCGATATGAGAAAACT GGTTCCTTTTTGAAAGAgataaaagtgattttgatGGCTTAA